A stretch of Pyrenophora tritici-repentis strain M4 chromosome 7, whole genome shotgun sequence DNA encodes these proteins:
- a CDS encoding anaphase-promoting complex subunit CDC23 produces MGTLSQADEAQLKAQLQDAVISCTERCLYHSAKWAAELLDSLPCADDNASDTDVDSPMSDAHPPQTPNLVPKDPTEARLEAREAHKFLLAKTYFDCREYDRCAAVFLPGPLPKPPTTPTTNAKQAGKGKSKMFTPTKAKLSNDTTKGISQKSLFLALYAKYIAGEKRMNEDSEMILGPQDGGVTLNKELPMVSAVLEEWFRDLPNSGRQPQGWLEYLYGIVLAKGKNEQLAIDYLVKSVHQYTYNWGAWQELQALLNTMDELNGIVERLPQNLMTFIFHVTSSQELYAVNEQIHTSLTQILSIFPTSAFLKTQRALLHYHNKDFDDAEQIFSDLLTSDPHRVDHLDNYSNILYVMGMRPKLAFLAQLATATDKFRPETCCVVGNYYSLKSEHEKAVMYFRRALTLDRTFLSAWTLMGHEFVEMKNTHAAIESYRRAVDVNRKDYRAWYGLGQTYEVLEMHSYALFYHQRAAALRPYDPKLWMAVGQCFGKLGKVMNGIRAYKRALVAGSYYDAGIGTSFGSGEVSGLGGGVLDPEVLYQIALLYERMNNMAESASFMELVLAQEEGPEYEETGSESAGGVGVTATTSKARLWLARWEYMRGMYQRAMELANELCQDGVEVEDAKALVRDIRARMERAGGGDEAD; encoded by the exons ATGGGAACATTATCGCAGGCCGATGAGGCCCAATTGAAGGCACAACTCCAAGACGCCGTCATCAGCTGCACAGAGCGCTGTCTCTATCATTCCGCCAAATG GGCCGCAGAATTGCTCGACTCACTCCCTTGCGCCGACGATAATGCATCAGATACCGATGTCGACTCGCCCATGTCGGACGCGCATCCGCCTCAAACACCAAACCTCGTCCCAAAGGATCCTACTGAAGCGCGCCTTGAAGCACGTGAGGCGCACAAGTTCCTCCTTGCCAAGACGTACTTTGACTGTCGCGAGTACGATCGATGCGCTGCCGTCTTCCTCCCCGGGCCCTTGCCCAAGCCTCCAACGACACCAACAACAAATGCTAAACAGGCGGGCAAGGGCAAGTCCAAGATGTTCACCCCCACCAAAGCGAAGCTCTCCAATGATACGACAAAGGGCATCAGCCAGAAGTCGCTCTTTCTGGCGCTGTATGCCAAGTACATCGCCGGCGAGAAGCGCATGAACGAGGACAGTGAGATGATCCTCGGGCCCCAAGATGGCGGTGTCACGCTGAACAAGGAGCTGCCCATGGTGTCGGCCGTCTTGGAGGAGTGGTTCAGAGATTTGCCCAATAGCGGTCGACAACCGCAGGGCTGGTTGGAATATCTCTACGGCATTGTACTGGCAAAGGGCAAGAACGAGCAGCTCGCTATTGACTACCTGGTCAAGAGTGTCCATCAGTATACGTACAACTGGGGTGCGTGGCAAGAGCTGCAAGCACTGCTCAATACCATGGATGAGCTCAATGGCATCGTCGAGCGACTACCGCAGAACCTTATGACCTTCATCTTCCACGTCACATCGTCGCAGGAGCTCTATGCCGTCAACGAGCAGATACATACGTCACTGACGCAGATACTCAGCATTTTCCCTACATCGGCTTTTCTAAAAACTCAACGCGCGCTGCTTCACTACCACAACAAGGACTTTGATGACGCGGAGCAGATATTCTCTGACCTCCTCACTTCGGATCCGCATCGGGTCGATCATCTGGACAATTACTCCAACATACTGTACGTCATGGGCATGCGGCCTAAACTTGCATTCTTGGCCCAGCTCGCCACAGCAACCGACAAGTTCCGCCCGGAGACATGTTGCGTTGTGGGCAACTACTACTCCCTCAAGTCGGAACACGAAAAGGCAGTCATGTACTTTCGCCGGGCCCTGACCTTGGACCGGACCTTCCTCTCCGCATGGACGTTAATGGGTCACGAGTTCGTCGAGATGAAAAACACACATGCTGCCATCGAGTCGTACCGGCGTGCAGTTGACGTCAATCGAAAAGACTATCGCGCATGGTACGGCCTGGGCCAAACGTACGAGGTGCTGGAAATGCACTCGTACGCTCTCTTTTACCATCAACGCGCCGCTGCTTTACGACCGTACGACCCGAAGCTGTGGATGGCAGTCGGCCAATGTTTCGGCAAGCTGGGCAAGGTCATGAATGGTATCCGAGCATACAAACGCGCACTCGTAGCCGGCTCGTACTATGACGCTGGCATCGGCACTTCGTTTGGCAGCGGCGAGGTGTCTGGGCTCGGCGGTGGCGTTCTAGACCCCGAGGTCCTATACCAGATCGCGTTGTTATACGAGCGCATGAACAACATGGCCGAGTCTGCATCCTTCATGGAACTGGTCCTTgcacaggaagaagggcCGGAATACGAGGAGACGGGCTCGGAAAGCGCGGGTGGCGTCGGCGTTACGGCGACGACTAGCAAGGCGAGGCTGTGGCTGGCGCGCTGGGAGTACATGCGTGGTATGTACCAGCGGGCTATGGAGCTGGCGAATGAGCTGTGTCAAGATGGCGTCGAGGTTGAGGATGCAAAGGCGCTGGTGAGAGATATTAGGGCTCGTATGGAGAGGGCTGGTGGTGGGGACGAGGCAGATTGA
- a CDS encoding IspA, Geranylgeranyl pyrophosphate synthase codes for MATTLKDFESVWPRIVADLQDHCKGYNLPQNCLDWFTKSLSYNTIGGKCNRGMSVVDTTSILQNKTLEPGSEEYFRAALLGWMIEFLQAFFLVSDDIMDSSKTRRGNPCWYLAPKVGMIALNDSFMLEASIYILLKKHFRQDKSYIDMVELFQEVTFQTECGQLCDLITAPEDDVDLDKFSLEKFTFIVIYKTAYYSFYLPVALALYYTGAATPKNLKTAEDILIPMGEYFQAQDDYLDAFADPKVLGKIGTDIMDNKCSWLINQALKKVTPEQRKILDENYGQKDSQKEAKVKELYHQLKLNEFYEQWEEERVADLRAKIAKVDESEGLKKEVFEVFLQKIYKRSK; via the exons ATGGCTACTACACTGAAAGACTTTGAGAGCGTGTGGCCGCGCATTGTGGCCGACCTGCAAGACCACTGCAAAGGCTACAACCTGCCACAAAACTGTCTTGACTGGTTCACAAAG TCATTAAGCTACAACACAATCGGTGGAAAATGTAATCGTGGCATGTCTGTTGTGGACACCACGTCTATCCTCCAGAACAAGACCCTTGAACCGGGTTCGGAAGAGTACTTCCGCGCTGCACTCCTGGGATGGATGATCGAATTCCTCCAggccttcttcttggtgTCGGACGACATCATGGATTCATCCAAGACCCGTCGTGGAAACCCATGCTGGTACCTTGCACCCAAAGTTGGCATGATCGCTCTCAACGACTCCTTCATGCTAGAGGCGTCCATCTACATCCTTCTCAAGAAGCACTTCCGTCAGGACAAGAGCTACATTGACATGGTTGAACTATTCCAAGAAGTCACCTTCCAAACCGAGTGCGGCCAACTGTGCGATCTAATCACTGCGCCCGAGGACGACGTCGACCTTGACAAGTTTAGCTTGGAGAAGTTCACCTTCATCGTCATTTACAAGACTGCATACTACTCCTTCTACCTCCCCGTGGCACTAGCGCTCTACTACACTGGCGCAGCAACACCCAAGAACCTCAAGACGGCCGAAGACATCCTGATCCCAATGGGAGAGTACTTCCAGGCCCAAGACGACTACCTCGACGCTTTCGCTGACCCCAAGGTTCTCGGCAAGATTGGCACCGACATCATGGACAACAAGTGCTCATGGCTTATCAACCAAGCACTGAAGAAAGTCACCCCTGAGCAACGCAAGATTCTTGATGAGAACTACGGCCAGAAGGATTCCCAAAAGGAAGCCAAGGTCAAGGAGCTGTACCACCAACTGAAGCTCAATGAGTTTTACGAGCAGTGGGAAGAGGAGCGCGTCGCTGATCTGAGAGCCAAGATCGCAAAGGTAGATGAGAGCGAGGGCCTCAAGAAGGAGGTCTTTGAGGTATTCCTGCAGAAGATCTACAAGAGGAGCAAATAA
- a CDS encoding RbsK, Sugar kinase, ribokinase family — protein sequence MPSKPAVIIVIGSLNVDLVTRTPRVPVGGETLTSESFNIGWGGKGANQAVACARLSRTHAQASSSQASDVEVRMVGAIGDDEFHEGFLKALREDALKTDGVQILKGKKTGVAVIVVETGTGENRIMFCPGANGDVEVRDLVDADASVALFQLELPLEVVLYNMKVARRKGVQTVINPAPAIPLPMEAYEGLDHLIVNETEAATLSGMEKPTSWDEVAAVFIARGVKNVIITLGGEGVYYKTSKQQPSSQNGHIVPARKVKVVDTTAAGDTFAGAYTVAVARWKIMSQGADFDLDAAIAHANRAASMTVQKAGAQSSIPWANEVPDS from the exons ATGCCTTCCAAACCCGCCGTAATCATAGTCATCGGATCTCTCAATGTCGACCTCGTGACGCGCACCCCCCGCGTACCCGTTGGCGGCGAAACGCTGACAAGCGAATCCTTCAACATCGGCTGGGGCGGGAAAGGCGCCAACCAAGCCGTAGCATGCGCACGGCTCTCTCGCACTCACGCACAGGCATCATCTTCCCAGGCGTCCGATGTCGAAGTGCGTATGGTGGGGGCAATTGGCGACGACGAGTTCCACGAGGGGTTCCTCAAGGCGCTACGAGAAGACGCGTTGAAGACGGACGGGGTGCAGATTCTCAAGGGAAAGAAGACAGGTGTAGCTGTTATTGTGGTTGAGACGGGGACGGGCGAGAATAGAATCATGTTCTGTCCTGGTGCGAATGGCGATGTGGAAGTTAGGGATCTAGTGGATGCGGATGCTAGTGTTGCCCTATTTCAGTTGGAGCTGCCGTTGGAGGTTGTGCTGTATAATATGAAGGTGGCAAGGCGGAAGGGCGTTCAGACGGTCATTAATCCTGCGCCGGCTATCCCGCTACCTATGGAAGCATATGAGGGCCTCGATCACCTGATTGTTAATGAGACTGAAGCGGCGACGCTTTCTGGTATGGAGAAGCCTACTTCTTGGGACGAGGTAGCTGCTGTCTTCATTGCGCGAGGGGTGAAGAACGTCATCATCACGCTGGGCGGCGAG GGTGTCTACTACAAAACATCAAAGCAGCAGCCATCTTCTCAAAATGGCCATATTGTACCAGCCCGCAAGGTCAAGGTCGTGGATACAACGGCAGCAGGCGACACATTTGCTGGTGCCTACACCGTGGCCGTTGCACGCTGGAAAATCATGTCCCAGGGTGCGGATTTCGATCTTGATGCTGCCATCGCCCACGCGAACAGAGCTGCGTCTATGACAGTGCAGAAGGCTGGTGCCCAGTCGAGCATTCCGTGGGCAAACGAAGTGCCCGATTCATGA
- a CDS encoding p450 domain containing protein, with protein MSEREEQFKNAKKCADTIRFKTEDGKIHVNQPARVVPNQGLKDIFGIQNAFTSLSNKRPFVEKAENLMLKALNCQKDSPDDWTDLRRRALTYFDEYMNRNGTCNFKLAELTQYATLKLSLCYLFDGAHEALKSNTHFEDVIYIGKRINELWIKSKQKDLAEEEHPLWKDETKLHDALRRVTFSALRVGIGGYPDDTTTVDPLDPSQNPMNLLLPAYETMWRVVLRCFLEVQHRAAQNKNIWTTVLRDYLSDLKVPNSIENDIFHKPTKTNDGVIRPVEIVKEALRLHPPTRRVHCCFNDQEVKADIEACHRQEILCGDDPNVFRPERWQNLCSSARQA; from the coding sequence ATGTCGGAACGGGAAGAGCAATTCAAGAATGCAAAGAAATGCGCCGACACGATCAGGTTCAAGACGGAAGACGGCAAGATACATGTGAACCAGCCAGCGAGAGTTGTACCTAATCAGGGTCTCAAGGATATATTCGGCATTCAGAATGCTTTCACTAGTCTGAGTAACAAAAGGCCATTTGTAGAGAAGGCGGAGAACTTGATGCTAAAGGCGCTGAACTGTCAAAAAGACTCCCCGGATGACTGGACCGATCTACGACGCCGTGCCCTAACATACTTTGATGAATACATGAATCGCAATGGTACATGCAATTTCAAGCTCGCGGAGCTCACCCAGTACGCTACCTTGAAACTCTCACTTTGCTACTTGTTCGACGGTGCTCATGAAGCACTGAAGAGTAACACTCATTTCGAAGACGTCATCTACATTGGAAAACGCATCAACGAGCTGTGGATCAAGAGTAAGCAGAAAGACCTTGCCGAGGAAGAACACCCATTATGGAAGGACGAAACAAAACTACATGATGCTCTGCGGCGAGTAACCTTTAGTGCCCTAAGGGTTGGAATCGGTGGATATCCCGACGACACAACCACGGTCGATCCATTAGACCCCTCCCAGAATCCAATGAACTTGCTACTGCCCGCTTACGAAACCATGTGGAGAGTCGTTTTACGTTGCTTCTTGGAAGTCCAACACCGGGCTGCGCAGAACAAGAATATCTGGACTACTGTTTTGAGAGACTATCTCAGTGATCTCAAGGTCCCAAACAGTATAGAGAATGACATCTTCCACAAGCCCACTAAGACCAATGACGGTGTTATTAGACCAGTCGAGATCGTCAAGGAGGCTCTACGCCTTCACCCTCCTACACGTCGCGTACATTGCTGTTTCAATGACCAAGAAGTAAAAGCAGATATCGAGGCGTGTCACAGACAGGAAATCCTCTGCGGTGATGACCCAAATGTGTTTCGCCCTGAGCGCTGGCAGAATCTTTGCTCGAGTGCGAGACAGGCGTAG